The proteins below come from a single Ictidomys tridecemlineatus isolate mIctTri1 chromosome 8, mIctTri1.hap1, whole genome shotgun sequence genomic window:
- the Wrnip1 gene encoding ATPase WRNIP1 isoform X3: MEVSGPEDDPFLSQLHQVQCPVCQQMMPAAHINSHLDRCLLLHPAGHAEPAAGPHRAGERAKGPSPPGAKRRRLSESSALKQPATPTAAESSEGEGEEGDDGGETESRESYDAPPTPSGARLIPDFPVARSSSPARKGAGKRPAAAAAAAGSASPRSWDEAEAQEEEEAGGDGDGDADADGEDDPGHWDADAADAAFGASGGGRPHSRALAAEEIRQMLEGKPLADKMRPDALQDYIGQSRAVGQETLLRSLLETNEIPSLILWGPPGCGKTTLAHIIANNSKKHSIRFVTLSATNAKTNDVRDVIKQAQNEKSFFKRKTILFIDEIHRFNKSQQDTFLPHVECGTITLIGATTENPSFQVNAALLSRCRVIVLEKLPVEAMVTILMRAINSLGIHVLDSSRPTDPLSHSSNSSSEPSVFIEDKAVDTLAYLSDGDARTGLNGLQLAVLARLSSRKMFCKKSGQTYSPSRVLITENDVKEGLQRSHILYDRAGEEHYNCISALHKAMRGSDQNASLYWLARMLEGGEDPLYVARRLVRFASEDIARC; the protein is encoded by the exons ATGGAGGTGAGCGGGCCGGAAGACGACCCCTTTCTATCGCAGCTGCACCAGGTGCAGTGCCCCGTGTGCCAGCAGATGATGCCCGCCGCGCACATCAACTCACACCTGGACCGCTGCCTGCTGCTCCACCCCGCGGGGCACGCGGAGCCTGCGGCCGGGCCGCACCGCGCCGGGGAGCGGGCCAAAGGGCCCTCGCCACCTGGCGCCAAGCGGCGGCGGCTGTCGGAGAGCTCGGCGCTGAAGCAACCGGCCACCCCGACGGCGGCAGAGAGCAGCGAGGGCGAGGGCGAGGAGGGCGACGACGGTGGTGAGACCGAGAGCCGGGAGAGCTACGATGCGCCGCCCACGCCCAGTGGCGCCCGCCTGATCCCCGACTTCCCGGTGGCCCGTTCCAGCAGCCCCGCGAGGAAGGGGGCGGGCAAGAGGCCGGCTGCCGCGGCCGCAGCGGCGGGGAGCGCGTCTCCGCGCAGCTGGGACGAAGCGGAGgcgcaggaggaggaagaggcggGGGGCGACGGCGATGGCGACGCGGACGCGGACGGCGAGGACGACCCGGGGCACTGGGACGCGGACGCCGCAGACGCCGCCTTCGGGGCCAGCGGCGGGGGCCGCCCGCATTCGCGGGCGCTGGCGGCGGAGGAAATCCGGCAGATGCTGGAGGGCAAGCCGCTGGCGGACAAGATGCGACCTGACGCGCTGCAGGACTACATCGGGCAGAGCCGGGCGGTGGGGCAGGAGACCCTGCTGCGCTCGCTCCTGGAGACCAACGAAATCCCCTCGCTCATCCTGTGGGGACCGCCGGGCTGCGGCAAG ACCACCCTGGCTCATATCATAGCCAACAACAGCAAGAAACATAGCATAAGGTTTGTGACATTGTCTGCAACAAATGCCAAGACAAATGATGTTCGAGATGTCATTAAAcaagctcaaaatgaaaagagctttttcaaaaggaaaaccaTCCTTTTTATTGATGAGATTCATCGGTTCAATAAATCTCAGCAG GATACTTTCCTTCCTCACGTGGAATGTGGGACGATCACCCTGATTGGGGCCACCACTGAAAACCCTTCCTTCCAGGTCAATGCAGCTCTTCTGAGCCGCTGTCGAGTGATTGTTCTTGAGAAACTTCCAGTAGAGGCAATGGTGACTATTTTAATGAGAGCAATCAACTCACTGGGAATTCATGTCCTAGACTCTAGCCGTCCCACTGACCCTCTGAGccacagcagcaacagcagctcTGA ACCCTCCGTGTTTATAGAAGATAAAGCAGTAGATACTCTTGCTTATCTCAGTGATGGGGATGCCCGAACTGGCTTGAACGGACTGCAGCTGGCAGTGCTGGCCAGGTTAAGCTCTAGGAAGATGTTCTGTAAGAAGAGTGGACAAACCTATTCTCCCAGTAGAGTTCTGATCACTGAGAATGATGTGAAGGAAGGTCTTCAGCGATCCCACATTTTATATGACCGGGCAG